In Pseudorca crassidens isolate mPseCra1 chromosome 16, mPseCra1.hap1, whole genome shotgun sequence, one DNA window encodes the following:
- the UBE2D1 gene encoding ubiquitin-conjugating enzyme E2 D1 isoform X2, translating into MGPPDSAYQGGVFFLTVHFPTDYPFKPPKIAFTTKIYHPNINSNGSICLDILRSQWSPALTVSKVLLSICSLLCDPNPDDPLVPDIAQIYKSDKEKYNRHAREWTQKYAM; encoded by the exons ATGGGGCCT CCTGATAGCGCATATCAAGGTGGAGTCTTCTTTCTCACTGTACATTTTCCGACAGACTATCCTTTTAAACCAccaaag aTTGCTTTCACAACAAAAATTTACCATCCAAACATAAACAGTAATGGAAGTATTTGTCTTGATATCCTGAGGTCACAATGGTCACCAGCTCTGACTGTATCAAAAG TTTTATTGTCCATATGTTCTCTGCTTTGTGACCCTAATCCAGATGACCCCTTAGTACCAGATATTGCACAAATctataaatcagacaaagaaaa ATACAACAGACACGCAAGAGAATGGACTCAGAAATATGCAATgtaa
- the UBE2D1 gene encoding ubiquitin-conjugating enzyme E2 D1 isoform X3 — translation MTPDSAYQGGVFFLTVHFPTDYPFKPPKIAFTTKIYHPNINSNGSICLDILRSQWSPALTVSKVLLSICSLLCDPNPDDPLVPDIAQIYKSDKEKYNRHAREWTQKYAM, via the exons CCTGATAGCGCATATCAAGGTGGAGTCTTCTTTCTCACTGTACATTTTCCGACAGACTATCCTTTTAAACCAccaaag aTTGCTTTCACAACAAAAATTTACCATCCAAACATAAACAGTAATGGAAGTATTTGTCTTGATATCCTGAGGTCACAATGGTCACCAGCTCTGACTGTATCAAAAG TTTTATTGTCCATATGTTCTCTGCTTTGTGACCCTAATCCAGATGACCCCTTAGTACCAGATATTGCACAAATctataaatcagacaaagaaaa ATACAACAGACACGCAAGAGAATGGACTCAGAAATATGCAATgtaa